gaagaaaaagaagtgattatttgatttggatACTCTTCAGCATGCATCTTGCGTTCATCTATATATCAAGTCAATCAATATAGTGTGATCCAAACTAATcgagaatttcaaaatttattcaattaCTTGAGTCAAGTAAATACCCACCCACTTAATTACATCGTGGAAATTAGTGTctaacttttaatttttagtagGGGCAAATAATTCGTGGTCTTTTTTATGCCACCCACTTAATTACATCGTGGAAATTAGTGTctaacttttaatttttagtagGGGCAAATAATTCGTGGTCTTTTTTATGTCATATTTGTCTTGTATAAACATATGGcactattttaattttatggatCATCTTTTGCAATATCCCACACTtgttcacttttgaaaaatctGCTTTTGGTAAAAGTTTGACAAAGCACGCACATGTCATGGCACATTAAAAGAAATCTGAATTATCAAAGATGCGCTTTTTGTGGAATTAAACAGTCCAAGCTTTCAAGGTCAAGCTAATACTTACACCGTTAAACTAAACTGCACAAATACGGTAAACTGCACAAACTATTCATATATGAGCGTTTTGTAGACATATCTCCGTATGTTCCAAGTTAGGTCAAGTCAATATTGCAAGAAGCTTGTGCCTTGGATGGGATCATGGGAGGCAAATTACGGTTGAGTTGAGTGGGCATGACCACCACAGGATgcagaaaaacttgtatgaaaCCATCTCAAGACTAGTTAAGTCGACTCAATACCTACAATAATTTGTCATGATTTTTGGCGTGAAGTTAAAGTCTTATGTAGAGCCACACACACGCATTCATTCTTCCAACCAATACCAAATTTCCACAAGCAGATTTCCACAAACAGGATGTGGTCCTGTTTTGTGTGTTTATCTTGTATAAATATGTGGCCCTTCATTAGTCTCCAACTCAATGAACTTCCTGCTTAGACccaacaaataagaaaaaggaaaaagaaaagtctaAGTCAATAATTATGTCCCCAGGTCTGTATGTCGTTTGGAGTTTTATGCATCCCTTTGTGGATCAACAGCATATAACAAAATTTGCGTACTATTCAAGCTTGTAAagacttttcctttttttcccctaTATATTGTGATACAAGCTCGGAGACAACCATATATCAATAATTAAAACCTAAACAATTGGATCTTGTTGATCTTGCCTTTCAATCTTTTAACATGCAGGGCCATGGAAGGTCCTTGAAACTCTTTCTTGCATTTGCGCTGCTTTTGCTACAGTATGCCCAAGGAGGAGAGGTGGACCACAATCAGAGGGATACTAACGTGACAGGGAGGTGCATagagaaggaaaggaaagcaCTCCTTGCATTCAAGCGTGGCCTGGTGGATGATTACAATCTCCTCTCTTCATGGAGTTCCGAAGCCCAAAAACAAGATTGTTGCAGATGGATAGGAGTCTCTTGTAGCAACCAAACAGGTCATGTTGTTGGACTTGATCTTTCAATCGATGTTCTCGGCGGATTTGACATTTTGCAAGGTAAGATGATTAGTCCTAAACTGATTGAGTTGCAGCATTTACAACATTTGGACCTCAATGAGATTAATTTCACTGGGAgccaatttccaaatttcattGGTTCTCTAACCAATTTAAGATACCTTGATCTTTCTTCGACTAATTTGGGAGGCAAGTTTCCAAGTCAAGTCGGAAATCTTACGAACTTGGTGTATCTGGACTTAAGCGTTAATCGCTTTACAAATGTAGAAAATCTCAactggcttcctcttcttttgtcATTAAGATATTTGGACTTGAGTTTCGCGAATCTCAGCAATGTTTTCGATTGGCCGGAAGCCGTAAATAAGCTTCCTGAACTAACAAACTTGACACTACAGGAATGTGATCTTCCTTCTCCAATTCTTTCCACTATTTCTTACATAAACTCTTCTAAATCTCTTGCTAGCGTTGACCTTTCTTTCAACCATTTAAGTACTTCTTCAATATTTCTATGGTTGTCCAACAATAATACCAGCCTTGTTCATTTTGACCTCTCTTTTAACCAACTAGCGGGTTCAATTCCTGATGTTTTTGGAAACATGAGCTCTCTGGCACATCTTGATCTCTATTCTAACCAACTTGAAGGAGGGGACCTGCATTCTTTTGCCAGGTTATGTAGTTTGCAATATTTGGATCTCTCAAGCAATAATCTAAGTGGACAACTTTCTAAGTTTGTTCAAATATTATTCTCTACATGTGCTCAAAACTCATTGGAGGAGTTGTATCTCTTTGAGAATGATCTTGCAGGGTCATTACCTGAAAGTATAGGGCTAATGTCTACGCTCCAAATTATTGATTTTAGCATGAATTCTTTGGAAGGAGTGATTTCAGAAACTCATTtctcaaaactctccaaatTACAGCATTTGGATTTATCTTCTAACTCACTAGTTTTAAACATCCATGCTGATTGGATTCCTCCCTTCCAATTGGACTTCATAAATTTGGGGTCTTGCAAGATGGGTCCGGATTTCCCAAAGTggcttcaaactcaaaaaaaattgtcataCCTTGATATTTCTTATGCTGGAATTTCCGACATCCTTCCAAGTTGGTTTTGGAGTTTATGTCGTAATGTGGAATTTATGAATCTCACAAGCAACCAAATTAGAGGTACATTTGCAAATTTAACAttggaattttcatatttCCCTGAACTACATCTGAGTTCGAACAAGTTGGAAGGTCCAATCCCCTCAGTTCTATCAACAACCTCATATCTGGATCTTTCTTATAATAAACTTTCAGGGTCAATTTCGTTCTTGTGTTCAAGTGCAGCTATTTATTTAAGCTTTCTTGACCTCTCAAGCAACAATGTTTCTGGACAAATTCCAGATTGCTTGGCACATTTGGAGAATCTAGTCATGCTTGATTTGAGTTACAATGCTTTGTTCGGGAAAATTCCTACAACAATAGGCTCTGTATTTCGGATTGAAACACTCAAATTAAGAAGCAATAGATTTGTGGGCCAATTGCCTTCGTCGTTGAAGAATTGCACAAGTTTAGTAGTTATTGATGTTGGGGATAATAAATTATCCGGACCGATACCTGAATGGTTAGGGGTTAGCTTAAAGAATTTGGTTATCCTGATGCTTTCGTCTAATCACTTCAATGGAAGCCTGCCCTCACAATTATGCCATCTAACACACattcaaattttggatttcTCTATGAACAACATATCTAGAAGCATACCCAAATGCCTCGACAATCTGACTACTCTAGCTCAGATAGGACATTCAGGTCAGGAAATCACACATTCTTTcggaaattcaaattcaacgTATCAATACGAGGATGATGCAACATTCATATGGAAAGGAAGAATGCAGACATACAAAAACACTTTGGGGCTTGTGAAGAGAATTGATTTGTCAAGCAATAGATTAACAGGGGAGATTCCATGTGAAATCACTCATCTTGTTGGGTTGGTTTCTTTAAATCTATCGAGAAACCAATTAACAGATCAAATAACTCCAAAGATCGGAAACTTGCAGTTACTGGATTCTCTTGATTTGTCAAGAAACCATATAGACGGAAGAATTCCAACAAGCCTTGCTCGGATAGATCGTCTTAGTTTCTTGGACTTGTCATATAATAACTTGTCTGGCAAAATTCCAATTGGGACTCAGCTCCAAGGCCTTGATCCCTCTGTTTATGCTGGGAATCCTCAACTTTGTGGGCCTCCACTTAAAAATATGTGTGTTGATGAAAAGGAAAGAGGTCCAAGTGGGCAAACTGACTTCATCAACCAAGAGGACAAGGATGAGCTAATAACACTGGGATTCTACATTACTATGGGGATTGGATTTGCTGTTGGATTTTGGGGAGTTTGCGGCACCTTGATATTTTCAAAGTCGACCCATGGAGATACGCATACCTGAAGTTCTTGAATGGTTTAAATGATTGGCTTTTTTTAAGGATAGCTTTGTGGAAGCGTCAATTACTTTATGGACTTAATCAACATGCTTGCATgattatttggtttttctaatttgttaTATTCATGCAAACTaaccgtttttttttttttttttgcacttGATCTTTTTATCCAACATCTTCGGAGACATGTCTTTCCTTCAGTGAAATGGCTTTGTAATGGTAGTTGTATTGTAGTAGCTGGAAATGGATTTTTATCGCCGAAGAGCATGAGAAATGCATGCcaacaattaataataaaatccataTATTCTCAGTCCGCACATATGATGGATTTTTTGGTTCAAACTCAAATCTCATCACATATTTCATGCGGTACAATAAggtggggaaaaaaaaaagataagttcaatttcttttttattttctttgttttttgtcaaaatagaCAAGTTGAATTTCTTCAAAGAGTTTacaataagttatttatatttatgttgGATTTATATaactgaaattattaattaaatgaggataatatgataatttatacttttttatattaaaaattttaaaattaaataagataatgaatcatatttttatggaacacaacgatccatttttttatattctaaaataaaaataataatactaataaAGCCAATTGGCACACGCTCACGTGTGTGTCAAGGGACTAGTAATAATAAGTTATTAGTGTTATCctcatttatttttgaataaaatccATGATACGAGTAATTATATTCAAGGGCTAACGACATTTTAACCTATGAAGGTTTGGGATTATTCACATTTCTTTCATCCTTCCTTTTACATACAATCAAATTTCTTACATTCTTTTCATCCTTCCTTTCACATGCCATAATTCAATATCAATCTCATTGATTGGACGGTGGGCCGGTCCTTAAATTTGGGCTCTGGTGTTTTgacccaa
Above is a window of Prunus persica cultivar Lovell chromosome G2, Prunus_persica_NCBIv2, whole genome shotgun sequence DNA encoding:
- the LOC18786492 gene encoding LRR receptor-like serine/threonine-protein kinase RCH1, whose amino-acid sequence is MQGHGRSLKLFLAFALLLLQYAQGGEVDHNQRDTNVTGRCIEKERKALLAFKRGLVDDYNLLSSWSSEAQKQDCCRWIGVSCSNQTGHVVGLDLSIDVLGGFDILQGKMISPKLIELQHLQHLDLNEINFTGSQFPNFIGSLTNLRYLDLSSTNLGGKFPSQVGNLTNLVYLDLSVNRFTNVENLNWLPLLLSLRYLDLSFANLSNVFDWPEAVNKLPELTNLTLQECDLPSPILSTISYINSSKSLASVDLSFNHLSTSSIFLWLSNNNTSLVHFDLSFNQLAGSIPDVFGNMSSLAHLDLYSNQLEGGDLHSFARLCSLQYLDLSSNNLSGQLSKFVQILFSTCAQNSLEELYLFENDLAGSLPESIGLMSTLQIIDFSMNSLEGVISETHFSKLSKLQHLDLSSNSLVLNIHADWIPPFQLDFINLGSCKMGPDFPKWLQTQKKLSYLDISYAGISDILPSWFWSLCRNVEFMNLTSNQIRGTFANLTLEFSYFPELHLSSNKLEGPIPSVLSTTSYLDLSYNKLSGSISFLCSSAAIYLSFLDLSSNNVSGQIPDCLAHLENLVMLDLSYNALFGKIPTTIGSVFRIETLKLRSNRFVGQLPSSLKNCTSLVVIDVGDNKLSGPIPEWLGVSLKNLVILMLSSNHFNGSLPSQLCHLTHIQILDFSMNNISRSIPKCLDNLTTLAQIGHSGQEITHSFGNSNSTYQYEDDATFIWKGRMQTYKNTLGLVKRIDLSSNRLTGEIPCEITHLVGLVSLNLSRNQLTDQITPKIGNLQLLDSLDLSRNHIDGRIPTSLARIDRLSFLDLSYNNLSGKIPIGTQLQGLDPSVYAGNPQLCGPPLKNMCVDEKERGPSGQTDFINQEDKDELITLGFYITMGIGFAVGFWGVCGTLIFSKSTHGDTHT